The following are encoded together in the Bacillus cereus group sp. RP43 genome:
- a CDS encoding GNAT family N-acetyltransferase: MSELEIRVERLRKEKIGDIVALSSYIGWDYNTEEIETIFDSGIVYGVWNERKELIASAAIILYGEALASIGMVIVHPDYKGKGIGKIITDSCVKSVSTHRPIMLIATDEGKVLYEKLGFRAVSYVSKYICNSYNANYHCVGNEEYIVNYEERDLEEIIQIDKDAFGTNREEFLKYRMIQSEQCIVIKDAQQNVLGYGISIQTSQNKIIGPVVAKNDEMAMRIVHHLAREHNGKLRIDVPEGKEAFMKELEIGGFQKVNTPPIMVKNSGQLLKRNSELYSIAAQIFG, translated from the coding sequence ATGAGTGAATTGGAAATTAGAGTGGAGCGTCTTAGAAAAGAAAAAATAGGGGATATTGTTGCGTTATCTTCTTATATTGGATGGGATTATAATACAGAAGAAATTGAGACGATTTTCGACTCAGGTATTGTATACGGTGTGTGGAATGAGAGAAAGGAGCTTATTGCTAGTGCGGCAATTATATTATACGGAGAGGCGTTAGCATCTATTGGAATGGTAATTGTACATCCGGATTATAAGGGGAAAGGGATTGGAAAGATAATAACGGATTCATGCGTTAAAAGCGTATCAACTCACCGCCCCATTATGCTTATTGCTACGGATGAGGGAAAAGTTTTATATGAAAAACTAGGATTCAGGGCCGTTAGTTATGTTTCTAAATACATATGTAACTCATATAATGCGAATTATCATTGTGTAGGAAATGAAGAGTATATTGTAAATTATGAAGAACGTGATTTAGAAGAAATAATACAAATAGATAAAGATGCATTTGGAACAAATAGAGAAGAGTTTTTAAAGTATCGAATGATACAAAGTGAACAATGTATTGTTATAAAGGATGCACAACAAAATGTATTAGGATACGGTATAAGTATACAAACGTCACAAAATAAAATAATAGGACCAGTCGTTGCTAAAAATGATGAAATGGCAATGCGAATTGTTCATCATTTAGCAAGAGAGCATAATGGTAAATTAAGAATTGATGTGCCAGAAGGAAAGGAAGCCTTTATGAAAGAATTAGAGATTGGTGGTTTTCAGAAGGTGAATACACCACCAATAATGGTGAAAAATAGTGGTCAATTATTAAAAAGGAATAGTGAACTATATAGCATTGCAGCACAAATTTTTGGATAA
- a CDS encoding DUF6123 family protein has product MQTVEDYLSFLHTKGFKLSEEAQGFIMFGQGYTGASDGIVNAAIEATIKHQLQFDGSYFVALLERLKEEDIKDKKSAKAFMRKLQA; this is encoded by the coding sequence ATGCAGACAGTAGAAGATTATCTTTCATTCTTACATACGAAAGGATTTAAGTTATCAGAGGAAGCGCAAGGGTTTATCATGTTCGGACAAGGATATACTGGCGCATCTGATGGAATTGTGAACGCAGCAATAGAAGCGACGATTAAACATCAATTACAGTTTGATGGTAGTTATTTTGTTGCTTTGTTAGAGCGATTGAAAGAAGAAGATATTAAAGATAAAAAAAGCGCTAAGGCTTTTATGCGGAAGTTACAAGCGTAA
- a CDS encoding cysteine hydrolase family protein → MKQALLIIDAQQELIDGNEQENEVFRKTELLATLNTAVQKAIDSNALIVFVRDTDVASGSGVGFEVHNQIQVPQSAILINKAATNSFYGTSLLELLKEEKINHLVIGGCKTEHCIDTAVRTATVQGFDVTLIKNGHSTTDSNVLAAEQIIEHHNKTLHGHYNVDHFSMVRDIEEDLFQPTHDQYRD, encoded by the coding sequence ATGAAACAAGCTCTATTAATTATTGATGCTCAACAAGAACTAATTGATGGAAATGAACAAGAAAATGAAGTGTTCCGTAAAACCGAGCTATTAGCTACACTAAATACAGCTGTACAGAAAGCAATTGATTCAAATGCCCTTATTGTTTTCGTAAGAGATACTGATGTTGCTTCTGGTAGCGGCGTGGGCTTTGAAGTACATAATCAAATTCAAGTACCTCAGTCTGCAATCCTTATTAATAAAGCAGCAACAAATTCATTCTATGGCACTTCTTTACTTGAACTTTTAAAAGAAGAGAAGATTAATCATCTCGTTATAGGTGGATGTAAAACAGAACATTGTATTGACACCGCTGTTAGAACAGCAACGGTACAAGGGTTTGATGTTACGTTAATTAAAAATGGTCATTCAACAACTGACTCTAACGTATTGGCCGCAGAGCAAATTATCGAACACCATAATAAAACTTTACACGGTCATTATAATGTTGATCATTTTTCTATGGTGAGAGATATCGAGGAAGATCTCTTTCAACCAACTCATGACCAATATCGTGATTAG